One Siniperca chuatsi isolate FFG_IHB_CAS linkage group LG5, ASM2008510v1, whole genome shotgun sequence DNA window includes the following coding sequences:
- the tmc1 gene encoding transmembrane channel-like protein 1 encodes MPRDSLITSENDIDIGLGFAVDEDDVSTFGEEHERERHRRKRRDGGREKKKRGNRRRKGASRAREGEEELQARPEKRERGRRRKKEAEGREGDEEGKAKIKSGKVAKTRKNTKNEKTRTIEQDEGEAEERNAKGKKKHGSAKKEENKEEGGKHTVKRKVKKKKHKKVVETSSEQETSEADDKEVEDKEEKEVRPESLSPEELEKLKEAVDERKKLIQGLRGKPWPMKKKLVTLRESQEFVEKYEGALGKGKGRKLYAYKVMMTKKWMKFQRDFENFKTTCIPWEMKIKEIESHFGSSVASYFIFLRWMYGINMILFGLTFGLVMVPEALMGRPYGSIPRKTVPRAEEASAMDFAVLWDFGGYAQYSVLFYGYYNSQRAIGWLKFRMPLSYFLVGVGTVAYSYMVVIRTMARNANESGVGDDNSFNFSWKMFTSWDYLIGNPETADNKFASITTSFKEAILEEQESRKDDNIHLTRFLRVLANFLVLCCLAGSGYLIYFVVRRSQKFALDGLENHTWWERNEVNMVMSLLGMFCPMLFDVISTLENYHPRVALQWQLGRIFALFLGNLYTFIIALMDEINLKREEEKIVKFNITTWEASLYNGTVSENSTAPPNTIHPADVPRGPCWETMVGQEFVRLIISDTMTTYITLLIGDFLRAVLVRFLNYCWCWDLEAGFPSYSEFDVSGNVLGLIFNQGMIWMGAFYAPCLPALNVLRLHVSMYLQCWAVMCCNVPQERVFKASGSNNFYMAMLLVILFLSTLPAIYTIVTIPPSFDCGPFSGKKRMFDVIQETLESDFPAWFSKVFSYASNPGLVLPFILLMVLAIYYLQSTSKSYKEANVELKKKLQTQNEENKKKNKRAALKAQMDLEEARKATSSQAAEQQKNNNTSLQDQEADGEENQGSSQRLYHGKNGRNPPPPVRDQERQLPATRAPVPRTYHHGNHGAHGFLPSFPRQSEPRMHRVPSLQRH; translated from the exons ATGCCTCGAGACAGTCTGATCACCTCTGAAAATGACA tTGACATTGGACTGGGATTTGCAG TTGACGAGGATGATGTTTCCACTTTTGGAGAGGAACATGAGAGGGAAagacacagaagaaaaagaagggaTGGTGgtagagagaagaagaagagggggaataggaggagaaaaggagcaTCTAGAGCAAGAGAAGGGGAAGAGGAATTACAAGCCAGGcctgagaaaagagaaaggggcaggagaagaaagaaagaagcagaAGGAAGAGAGGGGGACGAGGAGGGGAAGGCCAAAATAAAAAGTGGTAAGGTGGCAAAAACGAGGAAGAataccaaaaatgaaaaaacaagaacaatcgAGCAGGACGAGGGAGAAGCTGAAGAAAGAAATGccaagggaaaaaagaaacatggaagtgccaaaaaagaagagaacaaagaggaaggaggtaaacatacagtaaagaggaaagtgaagaagaaaaagcacaaGAAAGTAGTGGAAACAAG TTCAGAACAGGAGACAAGTGAGGCAGATGACAAAGAAGtagaggacaaggaggagaaagaggtgaGGCCAGAGTCTCTGTCACCAGAGGAGCTGGAAAAGCTGAAGGAGGCAGTGGATGAAAGGAAGAAACTGATCCAAGGTCTGAGGGGAAAACCCTGGCCAATGAAAAAGAAACTTGTGACTTTGCG GGAGTCTCAGGAGTTTGTGGAGAAATATGAGGGAGCTTTGGGGAAAGGGAAAGGCAGGAAACTCTATGCATACAAGGTCATGATGACCAAG AAATGGATGAAGTTTCAGCGGGACTTTGAAAACTTCAAAACTACCTGCATTCCATGGGAGATGAAAATCAAGGAGATTGAAA GTCATTTTGGCTCCTCAGTTGCCTCTTACTTTATCTTCCTGAGGTGGATGTATGGCATCAATATGATCTTGTTTGGTCTGACCTTTGGCCTGGTTATGGTGCCAGAG GCATTAATGGGGCGGCCCTATGGCAGCATCCCAAGAAAGACTGTCCCCAGGGCTGAGGAGGCTAGTGCCATGGACTTTGCTGTCTTATGGGACTTTGGA GGTTACGCTCAGTATTCAGTCCTCTTCTACGGTTACTACAACAGCCAGCGTGCCATTGGCTGGCTCAAGTTCCGTATGCCTTTGTCATACTTCCTGGTTGGTGTGGGAACAGTGGCCTATAGCTATATGGTGGTCATAAGAAC GATGGCCCGTAATGCAAATGAGTCGGGAGTTGGAGATGATAACAGCTTTAATTTCAGCTGGaaaatgttcaccagctgggaCTACCTGATAGGAAACCCTGAAACTGCAGACAATAAGTTTGCCTCCATCACCACCAGTTTCAAG GAGGCAATCTTAGAGGAGCAAGAGAGCCGAAAGGATGACAACATCCATCTGACTCGTTTTCTGCGTGTGCTGGCCAACTTCCTGGTCTTGTGCTGCTTAGCAGGAAGTGGATACCTCATCTACTTTGTAGTGCGTCGCTCTCAGAAGTTTGCCCTTGATGGACTGGAAAATCACACCTGGTGGGAAAGGAATGAG GTGAACATGGTCATGTCATTACTGGGGATGTTCTGCCCCATGTTGTTTGACGTCATCAGCACCCTGGAGAACTACCACCCTCGTGTCGCCCTGCAGTGGCAGCTGGGTCGCATCTTTGCCCTCTTCTTGGGAAATCTCTACACCTTCATCATTGCACTCATGGATGAGATCAACCTCAAA agggaagaggaaaagatAGTAAAGTTTAATATAACCACATGGGAAGCCAGTCTTTACAATGGTACAGTATCAGAAAACAGCACTGCTCCACCTAACACTATCCACCCTGCTGATGTGCCCAGAGGGCCCTGCTGGGAGACCATGGTGGGGCAg GAGTTTGTCCGGCTGATCATATCTGATACCATGACAACCTACATCACGCTGCTGATTGGTGATTTCCTGAGAGCTGTGCTTGTTCGTTTTCTCAACTACTGCTGGTGTTGGGACCTTGAGGCTGGATTT CCGTCCTACTCTGAGTTTGATGTCAGTGGGAATGTCCTGGGACTTATCTTCAATCAAGGAATGATATG GATGGGTGCTTTCTATGccccctgcctgcctgccctaAACGTCCTCCGGCTCCACGTGTCCATGTATCTGCAGTGCTGGGCTGTTATGTGCTGTAATGTGCCGCAGGAAAGGGTCTTCAAGGCTTCTGGCTCCAACAACTTCTACATGGCCATGTTGCTGGTCATCCTCTTCCTGTCCACTCTGCCTGCCATCTACACCATTGTCACCATCCCCCCTTCCTTTGACTGCGGACCCTTCAG TGGGAAAAAACGTATGTTTGATGTGATCCAAGAGACGCTTGAGTCGGACTTTCCTGCCTGGTTTAGTAAAGTGTTCAGCTATGCTTCTAACCCTGGACTGGTGCTACCCTTCATATTGCTTATGGT ACTGGCCATTTATTACTTGCAATCCACATCCAAAAGCTACAAAGAAGCTAATGTGGAACTGAAGAAAAAACTACAAACG CAAAATGAGGAgaacaagaaaaagaacaaacGAGCAGCGCTGAAGGCGCAAATGGATCTAGAGGAGGCCAGAAAAGCTACATCATCACAGGCTGCAGAGCaacaaaagaacaacaacacTTCACTACAAGACCAAGAGG CAGATGGGGAAGAAAACCAGGGCAGTAGTCAGCGGCTGTATCATGGTAAGAATGGACgcaaccctcctcctcctgttagAGACCAAGAGCGCCAACTTCCAGCCACCAGAGCCCCTGTCCCCAGGACctatcaccatggcaaccacggGGCTCATGGGTTCTTGCCCAGTTTCCCTCGGCAAAGTGAACCCAGGATGCACAGGGTGCCGAGCCTGCAGAGACACTGA
- the tmc2b gene encoding transmembrane channel-like protein 2-B: protein MPPMRKNNVAIMVEDVGMEVDAVLDSESEDEARRRTKNRRAKPQRKAKQVSDEEEDKEDEAPRKRGQKKKAKPRYSDEDDEEVIQSVKSKGSKKASRRKASMEESDEESEDDREKRKKRGKAVSKKEEEEQNKEKKGNVKGKDGKDKDGGKDKNKKNGKLSSSSSSNSDEESLSEGEIEALMEQVEEKKKLIATLRNKPWRMKRRLVLLKEAQEFVEKFEGALGKGRGRRLYAFKVMMNKKLIKFKRDFENFKTACIPWERKIKEVESHFGSSVASYFIFLRWMYGLNLVLFGFMFGLVVLPEILMGLPYGSIPRKTVPREEQATAMDYSVLFDFGGYCKYSFLFYGYYNNEPMIGVLQFRLPLSYLLVGVGIFGYSLMVVIRTMARNANEGGDGAEEGDFTFSWKMFTSWDYLIGNPETADNKYASITTSFKESIVDEKENQKDENIHLRRFLRVLANVLIMCSLAGSGYLIYFVVKRSQEFSKMDKNDLSWLEKNEVELVMSLLGLVCPPLFETIGELEDYHPRIALKWQLGRIFALFLGNLYTFLFALFDEVTAKLEREKSIKNATEWALNQYYANYSSHFNTTDMPPPDVHPADVIRGPCWETAVGIEFVKLTVSDMQVTYLTILIGDFLRAFIVRFLNYCWCWDLEAGFPSYGEFDISGNVLGLIFNQGMIWMGAFYAPGLVGLNVLRLLVSMYYQCWAVMCCNIPHERVFKASRSNNFYMGLLLLVLFLSLLPVVYTIMTLSPSFDCGPFSGQEKMYDVVMETIEQDLPSFIGNIFTYATNPGLIMPAVLLMMLAIYYLNSVSKGYQQANMDLKRKMQMARDEEKNRRNNKDSTNQVMKDLEDLMPNKSLIPPTSEEELPAPDVVIEKGSKSPKTKPGAATKGVNLQKDVSLAAPNPRAPVTRAPGPRKGPPGNARGPQPGPGRGRRRGGPPRQ, encoded by the exons ATGCCTCCAATGAGGAAAAACAATGTGGCAATTATGGTTGAAGATg TTGGGATGGAGGTTGATGCTGTGTTAGACAGTGAAAGTGAAG ATGAGGCCAGGAGGAGAACTAAAAACAGAAGAGCCAAACCACAGCGTAAAGCCAAACAGGTCAGCGATGAAGAGGAGGATAAAGAGGATGAGGCACCAaggaaaagaggacaaaagaaGAAGGCCAAGCCAAGATACAGTGATGAAGACGATGAGGAAGTCATCCAGAGTGTGAAAAGCAAAGGTTCAAAAAAAGCCTCCAGGAGGAAAGCTTCTATGGAGGAGAGCGATGAGGAGAGCGAAGACGAccgagagaaaaggaaaaaaagagggaaagctGTGtccaaaaaggaggaagaggagcagaataAGGAGAAGAAGGGAAATGTTAAAGGGAAAGATGGGAAAGATAAAGATGGTGGGAAGGACAAGAATAAGAAGAATGGGAAGTTGAGCAG CTCTTCTTCCTCTAACTCTGATGAAGAGTCGCTGTCGGAGGGAGAGATTGAAGCCCTGATGGAACAGgtagaggagaagaagaaactgaTCGCTACATTAAGGAACAAACCCTGGCGCATGAAGAGGAGACTTGTACTGctcaa GGAGGCCCAGGAGTTTGTTGAAAAATTTGAAGGAGCTCTTGGGAAAGGAAGAGGCAGGAGGCTGTATGCATTCAAAGTCATGATGAACAAG AAACTAATCAAGTTTAAACGTGACTTTGAgaactttaaaacagcttgtatACCCTGGGAGAGGAAGATCAAGGAAGTAGAAA GTCACTTTGGATCATCTGTGGCATCCTACTTTATTTTTCTGAGGTGGATGTACGGTCTGAATCTGGTCCTGTTTGGGTTCATGTTTGGCCTGGTGGTGCTGCCTGAG ATTCTTATGGGTCTTCCCTACGGCTCCATTCCCAGGAAAACTGTGCCTCGAGAGGAGCAGGCCACAGCCATGGACTATTCTGTGCTCTTTGACTTTGGA GGATACTGCAAGTACTCCTTTTTGTTCTACGGGTACTACAACAACGAGCCAATGATCGGGGTGCTGCAGTTCAGACTCCCTCTGTCATACCTGCTGGTGGGCGTTGGCATCTTTGGATACAGCCTGATGGTTGTCATAAGAAC gaTGGCTCGTAACGCAAATGAAGGAGGGGATGGGGCGGAGGAGGGAGACTTCACCTTCAGTTGGAAGATGTTCACCAGCTGGGACTACCTGATAGGAAACCCTGAGACTGCAGACAATAAGTACGCCTCCATTACCACCAGCTTCAAG GAATCCATCGTGGATGAAAAGGAGAACCAGAAAGATGAGAACATACATCTCCGACGGTTCCTCAGGGTTCTGGCAAACGTTCTGATCATGTGCAGCCTTGCAGGCAGCGGATACCTCATCTACTTTGTGGTGAAACGTTCTCAGGAGTTTTCTAAGATGGATAAAAACGATCTCTCATGGTTGGAAAAGAATGAG GTGGAGCTTGTGATGTCTCTGCTGGGGCTGGTGTGTCCTCCTCTGTTTGAAACCATCGGCGAATTGGAAGATTATCACCCTCGTATTGCCCTCAAGTGGCAGCTGGGAAGAATCTTCGCCCTCTTCCTGGGAAACCTTTACACCTTCCTCTTCGCCCTGTTTGATGAGGTTACTGCCAAG ttggagagagagaagtcaATCAAGAATGCCACTGAATGGGCTTTGAATCAGTACTATGCCAACTACAGCTCCCACTTCAACACGACAGACATGCCTCCTCCAGATGTGCACCCAGCCGATGTCATCAGAGGACCCTGCTGGGAGACTGCAGTGGGAATA GAATTTGTGAAGCTGACCGTGTCAGACATGCAGGTAACCTATTTGACCATCCTGATTGGTGACTTTCTGCGAGCTTTCATTGTCCGCTTTCTTAACTACTGCTGGTGCTGGGACCTGGAGGCCGGATTT CCTTCATATGGAGAGTTTGACATCAGTGGAAATGTGCTGGGGCTTATCTTCAATCAAGGAATGATATG GATGGGAGCATTTTATGCTCCTGGTCTAGTGGGTCTGAACGTTTTGCGTCTCCTGGTCTCGATGTACTACCAGTGCTGGGCAGTGATGTGCTGTAACATTCCTCATGAGCGAGTTTTCAAGGCCTCACGGTCCAACAACTTCTACATGGGCCTGTTGCTGCTTGTGCTGTtcctcagcctgctgcctgTTGTCTATACTATCATGACCTTGTCCCCGTCCTTCGACTGTGGGCCATTCAG TGGCCAGGAGAAGATGTATGATGTGGTCATGGAAACTATAGAACAGGATCTACCATCCTTCATAGGGAACATTTTTACATATGCCACCAACCCTGGACTCATCATgcctgctgtcctcctcatgAT GCTGGCCATCTACTACCTGAATTCAGTGTCAAAAGGATACCAACAAGCAAACATGGACCTTAAAAGGAAGATGCAAATG GCTCGAGACGAGGAGAAGAACCGCAGGAACAACAAGGACAGCACTAATCAAGTGATGAAAGACTTGGAGGACCTGATGCCAAACAAGTCTCTTATACCACCTACCTCTGAGGAAGAGCTACCTGCGcctg ATGTCGTAATTGAGAAGGGCAGCAAGTCTCCCAAAACGAAGCCAGGTGCAGCAACAAAAGGGGTTAATCTGCAAAAGGATGTGTCACTTGCTGCCCCAAACCCCAGAGCTCCAGTGACCCGTGCCCCAGGGCCAAGAAAAGGGCCTCCTGGAAATGCCAGGGGGCCTCAACCTGGGCCTGGGAGAGGAAGACGTCGGGGTGGGCCTCCAAGGCAATAA